A single genomic interval of Spirosoma linguale DSM 74 harbors:
- a CDS encoding iojap-like protein (TIGRFAM: iojap-like protein~PFAM: Iojap-related protein~KEGG: pfs:PFLU5425 hypothetical protein), with the protein MRINKNSEFTAEQIRDFVVRGMQEKKAQDIVVMDLRKVKNAICDYFVLCSGNSDTQIDAISTSIEEEVYKASKQDPWHREGKLNREWILLDYVDVVAHVFKKDRRSFYDLEQLWGDAEISLIADNDLAVAS; encoded by the coding sequence ATGAGAATTAACAAAAATAGTGAGTTTACAGCCGAGCAGATACGTGATTTCGTAGTTCGGGGAATGCAGGAGAAAAAAGCACAGGACATTGTTGTTATGGATTTGCGAAAAGTAAAAAACGCAATCTGTGATTACTTCGTCCTTTGCTCAGGGAACTCCGACACACAGATTGACGCTATTTCGACCTCCATTGAAGAAGAAGTTTATAAGGCTAGTAAGCAAGATCCGTGGCATAGGGAAGGGAAGCTGAATCGAGAGTGGATTTTGCTTGACTATGTGGATGTAGTTGCTCACGTGTTCAAGAAAGACAGACGCTCGTTTTATGATCTTGAACAGCTTTGGGGCGACGCTGAAATTAGTTTGATAGCAGACAACGATTTGGCAGTAGCCTCCTGA
- a CDS encoding biotin/acetyl-CoA-carboxylase ligase (TIGRFAM: biotin/acetyl-CoA-carboxylase ligase~PFAM: biotin/lipoate A/B protein ligase~KEGG: pst:PSPTO_0610 biotin--protein ligase): MALYTTKLYIILYKIHPKTLFVGQILQYLPSCQSTNDEASVLIAQIDPNEGLVVITDNQTAGRGQRGNQWEAKAGENLTFSLILKPGFLMATEQFWLNIAVSLGIYDALQPLVGPSLRIKWPNDIYVGNQKLGGILIENTLHGYSIAWSVVGIGLNVNQIDFGYSTATSLQALAPLPNTYDLPGLLSRLCETLEQRYLQLLAGQRDTLKINYLQILYRFQQEHRFESEGQSFRGTIIGIDPHGRLAIQVNGQIRYFAFKEVSFDIEGRS; encoded by the coding sequence TTGGCTCTCTATACTACTAAATTATATATTATTTTGTACAAAATCCATCCCAAAACGCTTTTTGTTGGGCAAATTCTCCAATACCTGCCAAGCTGTCAGTCAACTAACGACGAAGCTTCCGTTTTGATTGCACAAATCGACCCAAATGAAGGACTAGTTGTCATTACTGACAATCAAACCGCTGGCCGGGGTCAACGGGGTAATCAGTGGGAAGCCAAAGCAGGTGAAAATCTGACCTTTTCCCTGATTTTAAAGCCTGGATTTTTGATGGCAACCGAGCAGTTTTGGTTGAACATAGCTGTTTCCTTAGGTATATACGATGCGCTCCAACCCCTTGTCGGGCCCTCACTTCGCATCAAATGGCCAAACGACATTTACGTCGGCAATCAGAAATTAGGAGGAATATTGATTGAGAATACGCTGCATGGCTACAGTATTGCCTGGTCGGTAGTTGGTATAGGCCTTAATGTAAATCAGATTGATTTCGGCTACTCTACCGCCACTTCTCTGCAGGCATTGGCCCCTTTACCCAATACCTACGATCTGCCCGGACTACTTAGCCGGCTTTGCGAGACTCTGGAACAACGTTATCTGCAATTATTGGCGGGCCAGCGCGACACGCTAAAGATCAACTACCTGCAAATACTGTATCGCTTTCAGCAAGAACACCGCTTTGAAAGCGAAGGACAATCGTTTAGAGGCACTATTATAGGAATAGACCCCCACGGCCGACTCGCTATTCAGGTTAAC